DNA from Paratractidigestivibacter faecalis:
AAAATGGGGGCTAGACTTGATGGCTGGGAAATCGTCAGGGGAGAAGCGCATGCGCAAGCTCATCGAGCAGTTTTTGAAGTTCGGCGTCGTCGGAACCATTGCCTTCTGCATTGACTATGGCGTCCTGATGCTGCTCTCGCAGGCGTTTGGCGTGGACCCAGTGCTGTCGGCCGCGGTCTCGTTCTGCGTCTCGGTCGTCTTCAACTACATGGCGTCAATGCGCTACGTCTTCACGCACCGCGAGGACATGAGCCGCGGCCGCGAGTTCGTGATCTTCATCGTGCTCTCTGCGGTGGGGTTGGCTATCAACGAGATTTGCATGGCCGTGGGCGTGGCCGTCTTGGGCACCTCAGCCCTTATGGTGACCGTCACCAAGCTCTTTGCGACGGCGGTGGTCATGGTCTGGAACTTCTTCAGCCGCAAGAAGTGGCTGGACGGCGGAGAGGCCGCTAACGAGAGGGGCCAGCGCTAGCTGCGCTCGAAGCCCGTCTGCGTGACCTCGGCACCGTTTGCCGTAATGACGCGCTTGGCAATGTAGACGGGACGGCGCTTGCCCTCAAGGTAGATGCGTGCCACGTACTCGCCGATGATGCCAAGCGTCAGAAGGGTGAGGCCTCCCAAAAGCAGAATGAGGCAGACGATAGTGGGGTACCCACTGGGGACCCTGTCGGTCGCAAAGGCTTCCCAGACCACTACGAAGAAGTAGATGACGGCGGCAAGGGAGGACAGCGCCCCAACCAGGGTGGCCAGCTTGAGCGGCGCCGTCGAGAACGCGAAGATGCCTTCGATGGCATAGGACATGAGCTTGCGAAGGGACCACTTGGTGGTGCCTGCCGCGCGCGGGGAGGGCTCGTAGGCAAACGGGATGGTCTCAAAGCCCACCCAGGCAAAGAGCCCCTTGGAGAAGCGGTGGTACTCGGGCATGGAGAGAAGGGCCTCTGCTACGCAACGGCGAAAGACGCGGAAGTCGGAGGCGCCGGCAATCATGCCGGAAGTGCCCTGTGTGATGCCCTTGAAGACCCGGTAGAAGGCACGCTTGAGCAGCGCCTTGAGTGCGCCCTCGTGACGGGTGCTCTGGTAGGCGGCGACACAGTCTGCCTCTGGGTGGCAAATGAGCTCCTGGTACATGGCAAGAAGCGTCTCGGGCTCCTGCTGCAGGTCCGCGTCCATGATGCCCAGGACCTCCCCCGAGGCGTGGGAGAGCCCGGCGAGAAGCGCTGCCTCCTTGCCAAAGTTTCGGGAGAAGTCCACTCCCACGACGCGCGGCGCGCGCCCAGAGCGAGCAAACTCGTCGATGAGCTGCCAGGTTTGGTCACGACTTCCATCGTTGACGAAGACGAGCTCATAGGAGAGGCCGGTGGTGCCAAGGGCTTCGGTGATGCGGTCAAACAGCAGCGGGAGGCACTCGTGCTCCTCGTAGCAGGGTATGATCACCGAAAGGTCCATGCGCTCCTCCTGTTGTCCTTGCGCGTCCACAACCCGACAGATGTCAGGGGAGAGACAAACGCACCTCACCTATACTAGCCGCTGCGAGACAAAAACACCCAAGGCACATGCCTTTTGCAAGGAAAGCGGTTCAGATGGATTTCATCTTTCATGCAGATGACTTTGGAATAACGCCGGAGCAGTCGCGAAGGATTCTGGAGTGCTGCGACGGCTGTCCGGGTGGTCGCGGGCTGCTCAACTCGCTGAGTGTGCTGGCTGGCTCTCCCCGCTTCGAGGAGTGTGCGAGCCTGCTTGACGGACGTCCTGAGGGGCTGCGCGTGGGCGTGCACCTCAACTTCGTGGAGGGACCCTGCTGCGCCGACCCGGTCGACGTTCCCCTCCTAGTCGATGAGAAGGGCATGTTCAAGCTGGGTTACGGTGGGCTTCTCGCCGGGTCCTGGGGCGCGGGCGCGGCTGAGCTGCGCCGTCAGCTGACGATTGAGGCGGCGGCGCAGATTGCGCGGGTGGTGGGGCGCTTTCCGGAGCTCGCCACCCACCTGCGCGTGGACGGCCACCAGCACACCCAGCTCATCCCAGCCGTCTTTGACGCTACGCTGGAGGCCGTGAGGCAGAGTGGCTGCACCCTTGAGTACCTGCGCGTTCCCGCTGAGCCGACCGCACCCCTCCTGCGCTCGGGCGTCGCTGGTACCATCAAGCCGATCAACTGGGTGAAGCACGCGCTTCTCAATGTCCTGTGGCGGCGGGACCGGCGTGCCCTCGCCGCATCCGGCCTGCCGTCCTACGAGAGGGTCTCGGCGGTCTTCTGCGGCGTGCTCTTCTCGGGGCACATGGACCAGGGGCGCGTGTCTTGCGTGCTGCCGGCACTCACGGATGAGGCGCGGAGGCGGGAAATGCCTCTTGAGCTGCTGTTTCATCCGGGTCGCGTGGCCAGCGCGACAGAGTGCCTGAACCCGGCGCTGCCTGGCTTTGTGGAGTTCTCCTGCGGGGAGGGGCGCGACGTGGAGCACGACGCCCTGAGGTCCGAGGAACTCAGGGCGTCGTTTGAGGCGGTCTGCGGCTAGTGAGCTGTGGGGCTAGTCGTCGACGAAGCCCACGCGGTAGTGCGTGAAGACGACGGCGCCCTCCTCCTGGGTGGCGTCGAGGTCGACGTCTGCCCAGATGCCAAAGTCGCGGTCGTCGTCGCTGTCGCGGAAGACCTGGTGGACGTGCCAAGCGTGGCCGCCCTCCTCGCGCGGGGTGCGCTCGTCCTTCTCGTCAATGGAGTAGTAGGCGGTGCTGCGGGCGTCTGCGTCCAGGAGGATGTCCTCGTGCTCCTCGTGGAAGCGGTCGAGGGCCTGGCGCCAGACGGGCGCCCTCCAGCCCCAGTCCGCGTCTAGGCTGCCCAGGGTGTCCGTGTCGCCGAAGGCGGCCAGGCGCACGCGGGCAAAGAGCGCGTTTCTGACCAGGAGCGTGAGGGCGCGGCGGTCGTGGACCACCTCGCCTGCGGCCTCGGGAGGTGCCACGTCCACGCTCTCGGCGCTTCCGGCGGCGCTCCACTCGTCCACGAGGCTGGAGTCCACGGAGCGCACGACCAGGCCGAGCCAGGAGATGATGTCCTCGAGGCGCTCGTCTCGCTTGTCCTGGGGGACGGTGCGGTCGAGCGCGCGGTACGCCTCGGAGAGGTAGCGTAGCAGCAGGCCCTCCGAGCGGGCTATGCCGTAGCGGCCGATGTACTCCTTGAAGTCGCTGGCGGTCTCGACCATGTCGCGCAGGACGGACTTGGGCGAGAGGGCAAAGTCGCGCGCCCAGGGCACGGCCTCGCAGTACTGGGCAAATGCCGGCTCGAGGACGTCCTCCAGGGGCTTGGGCCAGGTGACGTCCTGGAGGCGCTCGATGCGCTCGTCGTACTCCACGCCGTCGGCCTTCATCTCGGCCATGGCGCGGTCTCGTGCGGCGCGCTGCTGGGCCCTCAGGATCTGCGGCGGGTCCTCGAGCGTGGCCTCGGCCATGGATATGACATCAAGCGCGTAGGTCTCGCTCTCCGGGTCCAGGAGCTCCAGCGCGGCAAGCAGGAAGGGCGAGAGGGGCTGGTCGAGCGCGAAGTCGTCGGGCAGGTCGACGGTGGTCTGGTAGCTGACGGAGCCGTCCTCGGCCTCCTCGCGCGTGACCACGCCGGCGTCCAGCAGCGTGGCGATGATCTCGTCGGCGCGCTGGTGCAGGGCGACCTTCTCGGCGTCCGGCTGGGCGGAGTCATCGACGAGTCGGTGGACGCGGACCATGGCGTCCCCGCCCTGCTCGACCTCGGCGAGGACCATGGAGTGGCTGACCTTCATGCGCGGGCGAAGCGGCTCGGGCACCGCGGTCTCAAGCCGCTCGAAGGTCTGCTTGTTCCAGCCGACGAAGCCCTCGGGCGGCCTCTTTGCCTTGCTCTTCTGGCGGGCCTTCTTGGGGTCTCCGCCGGCCTTGCGCAGGGCGCGGGCGTTCTCGATGTCGTACTCGGTTGCCTCCGCGATGACCATTCCCTCGGTGTCAAAGCCTGAGCGCCCGGCACGGCCCACGATCTGGTGGAACTCGCGGGCGTTGAGGTGGCGCATGCGGCGGCCGTCGAACTTGGAGAGGGCCGTCAGGACCACGGTGTGGATGGGCACGTTGATGCCCACACCCAGCGTGTCCGTTCCGCAGATGACGGGGAGAAGCCCCTGCTGGGCGAGCTTCTCGACGAGCAGGCGGTAGCGGGGGAGCATACCGGCGTGGTGGACGCCGACGCCGCAGCCCAGGAGGCGCTGGAGGGTCTTGCCGAAGGTGGTGGTGAAGCGAGTGCCCTTGATGGCCTCCTTCACGGCTTCGCGCTGCTCCTTGGTGGAGACGCCGTAGCTGGCCAGGGACTGCGCGCTCTTGAGCGCCGCGTCCTGCGAGAAGTGCACGATGTAGAGGGGCGCCTCGCCCTTGCGCAGGGCCAGCTCGACGGCGCCCTCGAGCGCGGTGTCCACGAACTCGTAGGAGAGGGGGACGGGGCGCGGGGCGTCGGCCAGCACGTCGACAGCACGGCCGGTGTGCTCCTCGAGCGAGGCCGCGATGGCCGTGGTGTCTCCCAGCGTGGCGCTCATGAGGAGGAACTGCGTGTGGGGCAGGGTGAGCAGCGGGACCTGCCAGGCCCAGCCGCGGTCCGGGTCCGCGTAGAAGTGGAACTCGTCCATGGCGACGCAGCCCACGTCGCACTTCTCGCCCTCGCGGAGCGCCTGGTTGGCCAGGATCTCGGCCGTGCAGCAGATGATGGGCGCCTCGGCGTTGATGGAGGCGTCGCCGGTGATCATGCCGACGTTCTCCTTGCCAAAGAGCTCGACGAAGTCAAAGAACTTCTCGCTGACCAGGGCCTTGATGGGGGCGGTGTAGTAGGAGCGGCGGTCTGTGCAGACGCTCATGAAGGCAAGACCCAGGGCAACCATGGACTTGCCGGAGCCGGTGGGCGTGCCCAGGATGAGGTTGTCTCCGGCCGCGAGGTCGAGGAGGGCCTCCTCCTGGTGGGGCCACAGCTCTATGCCGCGAGACTCGACCCAGCCCAGGAAGAGCTCGAGGGCCTCGTCGGCGGGGATGTTGGGGTAGGTGGACTCGTCGGGCCAGGGGATGAGGCGCCCGAGCGAGCCGTGGCCGTTGGGGCCTTCGTCGACGGCGTTGGCGTCGAGCGCGGCCTCGGTGGTGCTGTCTGACATGCGGTGGGGCCTTTCTGCGAAGTTGACCCTCTCATTATGGCGTCCGCCGGTCGCTTGGCGGACGGCGCGTGCCGAATGTGCCGCAAATCGGGCAGGTTGCGACAGGATGGCCCCCGCGTCCGACCCCGTGGTCTATCTTTCAAGCTGCGAGCGGAAGCGGTCCGGCCCAATCGGCGTGATGCGCCCTGAGCCACTCCTCCCCCTCCTTCCCCGGCTCTGTCCGGCCAGGACCTCCCTCGCCTTGCCTCGGACGGGCCGGACGTCGCAGATGACGACATCCGGCCCATCTGCTTTTTCTGGGGCTGTGACGCGGGATGGCGACGAGAGGCCCTAGAGCTTCCAGTGCGAGATGACCTCCTCGCTGCGGTGGCCGCTGTTGATGGACGTGCCACGGTCGGTGAGGAAGTAGAGGATGAGGTCGTTTATGACGAGCTCGTGCAGGTGGGACGTTATGCCGAAGTCGCCGAGAAGCTCGTCCTGGTCGCCCGTGCACAGGATGCAGTCGGCAAGCGAGCCCGCCTCGCTCGTGGGGTCGTTGGTGATGAGAACGACTTTGATGCCCTGCTCGCGAGCGACGCGCATGGTCTCGAGGGAGACCGTCGACTGCCCCGTGTGGGTGAACACTATGAGGATGTCTCTGGGGTCGGCGATGACGAGGCTCCTGAGAACGTACTCGGTGCTCTCGGTCGTGAAGGTGTTGACGCCGCAGCGCG
Protein-coding regions in this window:
- a CDS encoding GtrA family protein encodes the protein MRKLIEQFLKFGVVGTIAFCIDYGVLMLLSQAFGVDPVLSAAVSFCVSVVFNYMASMRYVFTHREDMSRGREFVIFIVLSAVGLAINEICMAVGVAVLGTSALMVTVTKLFATAVVMVWNFFSRKKWLDGGEAANERGQR
- a CDS encoding glycosyltransferase family 2 protein: MDLSVIIPCYEEHECLPLLFDRITEALGTTGLSYELVFVNDGSRDQTWQLIDEFARSGRAPRVVGVDFSRNFGKEAALLAGLSHASGEVLGIMDADLQQEPETLLAMYQELICHPEADCVAAYQSTRHEGALKALLKRAFYRVFKGITQGTSGMIAGASDFRVFRRCVAEALLSMPEYHRFSKGLFAWVGFETIPFAYEPSPRAAGTTKWSLRKLMSYAIEGIFAFSTAPLKLATLVGALSSLAAVIYFFVVVWEAFATDRVPSGYPTIVCLILLLGGLTLLTLGIIGEYVARIYLEGKRRPVYIAKRVITANGAEVTQTGFERS
- a CDS encoding carbohydrate deacetylase; this translates as MDFIFHADDFGITPEQSRRILECCDGCPGGRGLLNSLSVLAGSPRFEECASLLDGRPEGLRVGVHLNFVEGPCCADPVDVPLLVDEKGMFKLGYGGLLAGSWGAGAAELRRQLTIEAAAQIARVVGRFPELATHLRVDGHQHTQLIPAVFDATLEAVRQSGCTLEYLRVPAEPTAPLLRSGVAGTIKPINWVKHALLNVLWRRDRRALAASGLPSYERVSAVFCGVLFSGHMDQGRVSCVLPALTDEARRREMPLELLFHPGRVASATECLNPALPGFVEFSCGEGRDVEHDALRSEELRASFEAVCG
- a CDS encoding DEAD/DEAH box helicase, whose amino-acid sequence is MSDSTTEAALDANAVDEGPNGHGSLGRLIPWPDESTYPNIPADEALELFLGWVESRGIELWPHQEEALLDLAAGDNLILGTPTGSGKSMVALGLAFMSVCTDRRSYYTAPIKALVSEKFFDFVELFGKENVGMITGDASINAEAPIICCTAEILANQALREGEKCDVGCVAMDEFHFYADPDRGWAWQVPLLTLPHTQFLLMSATLGDTTAIAASLEEHTGRAVDVLADAPRPVPLSYEFVDTALEGAVELALRKGEAPLYIVHFSQDAALKSAQSLASYGVSTKEQREAVKEAIKGTRFTTTFGKTLQRLLGCGVGVHHAGMLPRYRLLVEKLAQQGLLPVICGTDTLGVGINVPIHTVVLTALSKFDGRRMRHLNAREFHQIVGRAGRSGFDTEGMVIAEATEYDIENARALRKAGGDPKKARQKSKAKRPPEGFVGWNKQTFERLETAVPEPLRPRMKVSHSMVLAEVEQGGDAMVRVHRLVDDSAQPDAEKVALHQRADEIIATLLDAGVVTREEAEDGSVSYQTTVDLPDDFALDQPLSPFLLAALELLDPESETYALDVISMAEATLEDPPQILRAQQRAARDRAMAEMKADGVEYDERIERLQDVTWPKPLEDVLEPAFAQYCEAVPWARDFALSPKSVLRDMVETASDFKEYIGRYGIARSEGLLLRYLSEAYRALDRTVPQDKRDERLEDIISWLGLVVRSVDSSLVDEWSAAGSAESVDVAPPEAAGEVVHDRRALTLLVRNALFARVRLAAFGDTDTLGSLDADWGWRAPVWRQALDRFHEEHEDILLDADARSTAYYSIDEKDERTPREEGGHAWHVHQVFRDSDDDRDFGIWADVDLDATQEEGAVVFTHYRVGFVDD